A region from the Benincasa hispida cultivar B227 chromosome 10, ASM972705v1, whole genome shotgun sequence genome encodes:
- the LOC120089268 gene encoding transcription factor RAX1-like, protein MGRAPCCDKANVKKGPWSPEEDSKLKHYIETYGTGGNWISLPQKAGLRRCGKSCRLRWLNYLRPNIKHGEFSVEEDRIICTLFATIGSRWSIIAAQLPGRTDNDIKNYWNTKLKKKLLGMVSSSSSSTNTYNYSTPQAEIIKKTECLSPKSHQNPSFDYQPLSNNNIINYYEPLSTNSIPLFNYCNPISSGSCLLTNPFDQNFYETLKPNQMQMQMGFELEVSGLNSINFNNGFEEKMMVQQQMNNSNNNNQGYIGNCLEGNVMMKEEEEMMEQKKKKKREIMEEKYY, encoded by the exons ATGGGAAGGGCTCCTTGTTGTGACAAAGCAAATGTGAAAAAGGGTCCATGGTCTCCTGAAGAGGATTCTAAGCTCAAACATTACATTGAAACATATGGAACTGGTGGGAATTGGATTTCCCTTCCTCAAAAAGCTG GTCTTAGAAGATGTGGGAAGAGCTGTAGATTGAGATGGCTTAATTATCTTAGACCCAACATTAAGCATGGTGAATTTTCAGTTGAGGAAGATAGAATCATTTGTACTCTTTTTGCGACCATTGGAAGTCG ATGGTCAATTATTGCTGCTCAATTGCCGGGGAGGACAGATAATGATATAAAGAACTACTGGAATACAAAACTGAAGAAGAAACTTCTGGGGATGgtatcatcatcttcttcttcaactaaTACTTACAATTATAGTACTCCACAGGCAGAGATTATTAAAAAGACTGAATGTTTATCACCAAAATCCCATCAAAATCCTTCCTTTGATTATCAACCACTCtccaataataatattataaactACTATGAACCATTATCCACTAATTCAATCCCATTATTCAACTATTGTAACCCAATTAGTAGTGGCAGCTGTTTGCTCACCAACCCATTTGACCAAAATTTTTATGAAACCCTAAAACCAAACCAAATGCAAATGCAAATGGGGTTTGAATTAGAAGTTAGTGGGTTAAATTCAATCAATTTCAATAATGGGTTTGAAGAGAAGATGATGGTGCAGCAGCAGATGAACAACagcaataataataatcaaggGTATATTGGTAATTGTCTTGAAGGAAATGTAATGATGAAGGAGGAGGAAGAGATGATGgagcaaaagaagaagaagaaaagagaaataatgGAAGAGAAGTACTACTGA